The Nitratidesulfovibrio sp. genome includes the window AGCGGAAGTAGGTTCTTGCCCGAAACCCCTCGGGTTGTCAACAGGATTGTGTGCACTCCGTGCGGATTGGCCAGATTTGTGGGATGCGTGGGGTGCGTGACGTGCGCGCGGCTGGAGGCCAGACGGGCGTGACTCCCTGCCGGGCGCTGTGGCGGTTTCCCGCCTGTGTGGTGGCGGTTTCGCATCCGGCATGGCCCGGCATTGACGTGAGCGGGCACTGGTCGTACCACAGCGTCGGGTGTTCGACCCTCTGCGCGGCCTGCGTGGCGTGCCGGTGTGCCCAGTTGGCATGGCTGTGCGCCGCAGGGGGCCACCGCGCGTGCCCAACCTCGTGGTGACTGCCATGCTTCAGGATAACCCGCCGCACGCTGGCGCCCCTGCCATGCCCTGTCGTTCTGGCCTTTTCCGCAACCCAAGCATCACCGGGAGTCCCGATGCTCGCATACCCCCGCATAGATCCCGTGGCCGTTTCCATCGGCCCGTTGCAGTTCCGCTGGTACGGGCTGATGTACCTGTTCGGCTTCGTCTCCGGCTGGTGGCTGGGCCGCCGCCGCGCCGCGCAGCCCGGCAGCGGCTGGCACCCGCAGCAGGTGGACGACATGGTCACCTGGGCCATCTTCGGCGTGGTACTGGGGGGGCGGCTGGGCTACATCCTGTTCTACGACCTCGCCTACTACGTCAGCCAGCCCGCCGCCATCTTCCAGATATGGCACGGGGGCATGTCCTTTCACGGGGGATTGCTGGGGGTGCTGTTCGCGGTGTGGATGTACGCCCGGCGCGCCGAACGCGAATTCCTGTCCGTGGTGGACTTCGTGGCGCCGCTGATTCCGCCGGGGCTGTTCTTTGGCCGCATCGGCAACTTCATCAACGGCGAATTGTGGGGCGCGCCCACCACGTTGCCATGGGCCATGGTGTTTCCCGATGGCGGCCCCTTTCCCCGCCATCCTTCGCAACTGTACGAGGCCGCGCTGGAAGGCGTGGTGCTGTTTGCCGCCGTCTGGTGGTTTTCCGGGCGCAAGCGCCCGGTGGGCGCGGTGTCCGGCCTGTTCGGCGTGCTGTACGCGATCTTCCGCTTTGCCGTGGAGTTCGTGCGCGAGCCCGATCCGCAGTTGGGCTATCTGGCCTTCGGCTGGCTGACCATGGGGCAGGTGCTGTGCCTGCCGTTGCTCGGCGTGGGGCTGTGGCTGCTGCTGCGCAATCGCGGTGCAGCGGAAGGGGCAGCCGCAAGATAGCGGGTATGCGCCCCCCCCCCGTGTGTCCGGTGCCGGGGGATCGACCGCCGGTCGCGGTGGCCCGCCCTCCCGGTTCTGCCGAGGGCGAGGGGCAGCGCCTGCCGTGGGCGTGTCTTTTCCCGCAGGGTTCCGCTGAGTTCCTCCGGTCTCCTTCGGCCTCCGCTGGCCCTCCGGATGACAGCGGAGCGCATTGCCCGGCTTCACTGGTCGGGAACAGGCCGCGAGCCCTTGTGTGGTGCGGTTTTGTTGACAAAACAGGCATTATATGAAATGGCGGTGCAGTTGTTTTGCCCCGCCCGCACGGGGTGCGAGAGAACGAGACGGAGGATCCATGGCAAAGGAAGATGCCATCGAGGTTGACGGCGTTGTGCAGGAAGCCCTGCCCAACGCGATGTTCCGTGTGGAGCTCGAGAATGGCCACGAAGTGCTGGCCCACATCTCCGGCAAGATGCGCAAGTTCTACATCCGCATCCTGCCCGGCGACCGTGTGAAGGTAGAGCTTTCACCGTACGACCTGACGCGTGGCCGCATCACCTACCGCATGAAATAGCCTCCGTCCCGCGCCGCGTTCCTGCGGCCCCAGCCCTTGCCGTCACCCCTTGCCGTCAGCATGCCGCTGCCGGGTGGGGGGGCGGCTCCACGCCCCTCCTCGGCCCCCACAGTCCTCAAGTGCTGTCGCCCTGCCCGCCGTTTCCGAGCCCTGCGCGGCAGTGGCGGGCCTGTCGTGTCGGGCGGTGTCCGGCGTGGGGCCGGTGTCTGGTCAGCCCCGTCCCGCCATCCCCCTTCCCCCCTGTTCTCTTGCCGTGCGCATTGCCCTGCCCCCATCGCCAGCGCGTCCGGCACGCCCCAACGCAACGGGGACGCCGCGCGGCGTCCCCGTATGGCCCGGCCATGCCGGGAAGCTGTCTGTCGATTTCTTGCGACGAACGCGCGCGATCATGCCTCGCGTGAGGGGCCGTGCGGCTCGCCCGCCCCTGTGTGCCCCGATGCATCGGGTTTGTCTGCATCGGGCCCGCCTGCCGTAGCGGTGGAACCTTCCGGCGTAGCGGCTCCGGCGTTCGGCCCCGTGGACGTGCCAGCGTGCAGCACTGCCGGGGTGTCCGGAATGTCGTCCGTCCCGTCGCCGTCCGTCCCATCACCGTCCAGTTCGTCGCCGTCCGGCGCTTCGCCGTTCATGTCACCGTCCCAGCCCTCGTCCTGGGGCCGGGGGGCGGCCAGCATCACGAAGAACGCGGCGCCCGTGCGGTTGACGGCATCCAGCGGGCTTTCCACCCAGATGTCGCCGCCGTGGCTCATGACGATGCGGCGGCAGATGGCCAGGCCCAGCCCCGCGCTGCCGTTCTTGGTTCCGTCGCCGTCGCGGTCCAGGCGGTAGAACCGTTCGAAGATGCGTTCCCGGCTCTTTTCCGGAATGCCCGGCCCCTGGTCGCTCACGCACAGGGTCACCCTGCCGTCGGCGGCGGTGGCGGACACGGCCACCCGCGTCTGCGGCGGGCTGTACTTGATGGCGTTGTCCAGCAGGTTGCGGAACACCTCCACCAGTCCGTCGCGATCGGCCAGCACCACCAGCGGTCCTGCCCCCACGCCGTTGTCTAGCGTGATTTCCTTGCGCGAGGCCACCGGTTCCAGTTCACGCACGGTCTGGCGCAGCACCTCGGCGGCGTCCACGCCGGTCAGGGCCACCTTGTCGCCCTTGTGTTCCGAGCGGGCCAGCACCAGCAGGCTGTTGACCATCTTGGTCATGTGGTTGGCGTTCTTGAGGATGGTGCGCAAAAAGGCGGACATCTGCTCGCGCGAGGCGGGTGGCCCTTCCAGCAGCGTTTCGGCATAGCCCTTGATGCTGGTGAGCGGAGTCTTGAGCTCGTGCGAAACGTTGGCCACGAAGTCGCGGCGGATGTGCTCCAGCTTTTCGCGCTCGCTGATGTCGTGGAATACCAGGACCATGCGCTGGCCAGAGGCATCGCGGAAGGGCACCAGCGAAATCTCGAAGGCGCGGCCCTCGCCAAGGTCGGCCTGCATGCTGATGCCGCGCGCGTTGGGCGATACCAGCATTTCGTCCACCATGCGTTGCAGTTCCGGCTTCATGGTGGCTTCCAGCGGGGTGGCGCCCAGCTTGTTGCCGATGCCCGTGAACATGGCGGTAAGCGCATGGTTCATGGAATCGATGCGCCCGGCGGCGTCCAGCACCATGACCCCTTCGTGCATACCGTTGAACACGGCTTCCAGCCGCCCCTTCTGCTCGTTCAACTGGTGCAGGTGCTGCTCGATGTTGTGGGCCATGCCGTTGATGGCGTGGGCCAGGGGGCGCAATTCACGGCCCGGTATGTCGCGGATGCGTCGCCCGTATTCACCCTGGCCGATGGCCTGGGCCGCCATGGCCATGGTTTCCATGCCGCGCAGCAGGGGCCGCGTGACCACCAGGCCCAGCGCGCCGCTGGCCATGAGCGAGAACAGGAAGGCCCACACCAGCCCCTTTTCCATGCGGTCCAGCCGGTCGTGCACCACCGACAGGGGCAGGGCAAGGCGCAGGGTGCCGGGGTCCAGCCCGGCGATGCTGTCCACCATGCGGGCGGCGTAGATCAGGTCCTTGCCCAGGGTGGCGCTGAAGCGCACGTCGGTGCCCAGCGTTCCGGTGCGGGCGGCCAGCACCTCGGGCCGGTTGGCGTGGTCTTCCAGCGTGGACAGCCGCTCGAAGGGCACGTCGGAATCGGCCATGACATGGCCGTCCACGATGTAGGTGATGCGGGTGCCGGTGCGGCGCGAGAGTTCCGTGACCCAGGCATTGAGGTGCTGGTACGTGGGAAAGGGCGGGTGCTCGCGCAGCAGCCAGTAGGTGGTGTCCACATCCTCGGCGGCGCGGGCCTTGGCCTCCAGCAGCACGTCGCGGCGCAGGGTCTTGTCGAAATAGAGATAGGGCGGCAGCAACGCCACGATCAGCAGCAGCCAGGTGCCCACGACGAGCCGTTTGCGCAGGGAGTACTGTTTCATCATCCTTGTCTCGCGCCGGTCCGTGTCGCGCCCGTCACACGGATGTTACAATTCGTCGAACGTGTGTCGGTCCGTGCGCGCGGGGCACCTTGCGGGCATGCATTGCGAGGGGGGCGCGCACGGAACCATGCAAGCGCAGCATACGCGCTATTCCGGCGCGTTGCACGCCGTAACGGGGGGTTCACCGGCACACGCGGGGCGCGCGGGGAACCCGCACCGCCTAGCCCTGCACCGCGCGCAGAAAGCCGTAGATTTCCGTGGGGTGGCTTTCCACGCCGTTGGCCACGTAGCGGCGCACCACGGCGACCTGATTGCCGCGCGGGGTGACCGATTCGTCCACCAGCAACACCACGTCATACGGGGTTTCGGCCTGCGGCTGTTCCAGGGTCAGCCACCATCCGCCTTCCTCTGTCGGTTCGCAGCGCAGGGCGTAGTGGTCCGGCGGCTGGAAGGCAAAGGCCAGCATGGCCTTCAGGTCGTTGATGCAGAACCGCCCGCGCGCCCGCCCGGCCACGCCCAGAAATTCTCCTTGGGGCGACTGCACCACCAGGGGCAGGGCCAGCAGGTGGCGCGGCAGGTCCTGCTGCGCGGGAAAGGCGGTGTCCGGTGCGCCGGGTGCACTGGCCGGGGGGGCGGACAAGCCGCCGGGGAAGGGCACCACCCGACCGCCGGAGGGTGCGGGCGTGGTGGCGGCCTGGGCATCGTCCCCGTCGGGTTCGCCGTCGGGGGGCGCGGGTGTGGCAAACGTTTCGGGCGCGGGCGATGCGGGGGCGCCGGACATGCCGGATGTGGCGGACATGCCGGGCACGCCGGACATGGCAGACATGGCGTGGGGGGTGTCCATGGGGGCGGCAGGTGCGGACTGCCTGTCGTCGCTTCCTTCGGAACCGGCCACGGCACCCAGCAGGGCCTCGAACCGGGCGGCCAGGGCCTGCGCCTCGTCCAGCCAGGCGGGGCGGCCCTGCAAGGAGGTCGTGCCAGTCGAGCCTGTCGAGCCTGTCGTGCCCGTCGAACCGGCCACACCATCCCCGGCGGGGGCCAGCGCGGTGATCAGGGTCTCGATGTGCTGCACCCGTTTCAGGATGGCGTTCTGCTGCTGGGTCAGCCCCACCATGCTCTTGGCCAGGTTGCTCACGGCCAGGGTGAAGTCCTGCGGCAGTTCCACCTGGGTGGGCTGGGCCAAGGTGGCAGGTTCGGCGGGTTCAGCGTCGTCCCGGTCATCCCGGTCGTCACGGGCAGGGGCTTCCGGCGCTATCCACGCGAATTCTGCGGCCAGGCGGGCGCGCACCTCTTCCACCGACATGCCCATCTCGAACAGGTCGCGGATGCGCAGGGACACTGCCGCCGCCTCCGCCGTGAAGCGGATGGGCTTGCCCTGGCTGGCCACGGGGATGCAGTCCGGGAACTTGCGGCGGTAGCTTTTGACCGTGGTTTCGGAAACGCCCAGCAGGCGGGCGAGGTCGCGGTGGGTCAGGTTGCCTTCGGTCATGGAAATCCTTTGGTGTGTCTCGATGGATGCGGTGGCGCGGACCGTGTGCAAACCGGGCGCGGGTGCGCGTTGCGGCGTTGTGTGCTAGGCTGTAGCCGTTCGGATAATCCAACGTGCCGGGTCGGCAGGGGGGCACGCGGGCGCGCCGGGGGTTGAACCCCGCCGTCCGAGCGGCTATGGTGCGCGCCCGCCGCCGGTCCGGGGGACGGGGTATTTCCCGCAGCCGCCAGCGCGCGGCCCGGCCCGAAAGGTGGCCGGGTATCGCATGCTTACCATGCGCCTATCGGTATTTCAACCTGTGGTAACAGTGGGTTCACGCTGCGAGATCATGCGCTTTCCGCAGGGTTGCTGATGTCCGCGCGGCCCGGTTCACCATGCCCGCCGTACCTCCGGCTGCCGTGTTTCCCTTCCGTCATCCGGTGAGGATCGCCATGCACCACCGTTTTCGTTCTCTCTCCTCGCTCGCGTCGTTGCCGTCCGCCGTGGCCCGCCCACGCCGTGGGCGCGCCCTTGCCGTGTCCCTTGTGCTGGCCTTGGCCTGTCTGGCGGCCATCCTGCCCGCAGGGCTCCGCCCCGCCCGCGCCGCCACCCCCACGGAACTGACCCTGGCCGTGGTGACCACGCCCGGCTCGGCCCAGCACGTCTGCGCCGAACGGTTCCGGCAACTGCTGGAGGAACGCTCGCACGGGGCCTACCGGGTGGTGGTGCACCATTCCGGCACCCTGGGCACGGAGACGGAAATCCTGCAACAGTTGCAGTTGGGCGGGGTGCAGTTGGCCATCATCACCCTTGGCGTGCTCGACCCGTTCGTGCCCGAGGTGAAGGTGCTGGACTACCCGTTCCTGTTCCGCGATGCGGCAGAGGCGGACCGCGTGCTGGACGGGGCGGCGGGAAGGTCGCTGCTTGATGCGCTGGAGCGGGTGGGGCTGAAGGGGCTGCACTTTTCGGAGAACGGCTTCCGCCACCTGACCAACAACGTCCGCCCGGTGCGCACCGTGGACGATGTGCGCGGCCTGAAGATCCGGGTGCTGGAATCGACCCTGCACCGCGAGTTGTGGCGTGCCCTGGGCGCCAATCCCACGCCCATGGGCTGGCCCATCTACGCGGAATTGCAGCAGGGCACCATTGACGGGCAGGAAAACCCCCTGTGGGTCATGGCGGAATACCGCATGCCCGAGGTGCAGAAATACCTTTCGCTGACCGGGCATGTGTATTCCGCCCACGCGGACCTGGCCAATCTGGCCTGGTTCAACGGATTGCCCCAGGCCGACCGGGAGATGGTCATGCAGTGCATGGCCGCCGCCGCCGTGTACCAGCGGGACTACAACCGCCGGAAGGACGCCGAGTACCTGCGCCAACTGCGCGAAGCGGGCATGCAGGTGGTGGACGCGCCGGATCTGGCCTCGTTTCGGGCGCGCACCGACGCGCTGCGCCAGGGCTCCCTGTTCGCCGACCCGCGCACCCACGACATGCTGGCGCGCGTGCTGGCGGCGGTGGGGCGCTAGGGGCGGGCATGGCTGACGGACACTTCTTCGCGCCGCCCGCCGCCGTGTCCGCGTCCGTGGCCGGGGGCAACGGCTCTGGCGGGCGGGGCCCCGGCCCGGCCGTGACCCGGGCGCTGCTGTCCGTGGCCGCGCGGTGCGATGCCGTGGCCCGCGTCTGGCTGGCCGGTGCAACCCTGGCCATGGCCGGGCTGCTCATCGCGCAGGTGGTCTTTCGCTATGCGTTTAACAATTCGCTGTTCTGGTCGGAAGAACTGGGCCGCGCCCTGCTGGTGCAGCTGACCTTCATCGGCGCCTCGGTGGCCTGGCGGGGCCGGGCGCACATCGGCATGGACGCGCTGGTGGCGCGCTTTTCGCCGGACTGGGCATGGCGGGCGCGGCTGCTGGTGCTGTGCGTGTGCGTGGCCTTTTTCGCCGCCGTGGCCTGGCACGGCGCGCGGTTCGCCCTGTTCCTGTTGCCGCAGCAGACGGCGGCCCTTGGCGTGTCGCGGGCCGTGGTCTTCGTGGCCGTGCCCGTGGGCGGCGCGCTGCTGACCCTGCACGGACTGGCGGACCTGCTGGCCCACCTGTGGCCCGGTGCCAGCGGTACTGCGGGTGCTGGCGGGCAGGGCAGGGGCGATGCCGCGCTGTCATGCGGCATGGCGGACCGGGACGCGGACACCGCCGCCGCGCCGCCTTCCGACGGCGCTTCTGTGGCGCCCCCCATGCCGGAGGGCCGCTGACATGGTGGGCCTGATCCTGTTCGGCGGCATGGTGTTGCTGTTCGCCCTGAACGCCCCGGTGGCCGTGGCCCTGGGTGGTGCCGCCTTTGCCGCCGTGCTGGCCAAGGGGCTGGCCATGCCCGCCGGGCTGGAGCCCATGCTGGCCGTGCAGCGGCTGTACGCCGGGGCCGATTCCTTTCCGCTGCTGGCCGTGCCGCTGTTCATGCTGGCAGGCGAACTGATGTCCGCCGGGGGCATTTCGCGGCGCATCGTGGCCCTGGCCGATGCGCTGGTGGGCCACCTGCCGGGTGGGCTGGCGGCGGTTTCGGTGGTGTCGGCCATGTTTTTTGCAGGGGTGTCCGGCTCTGCCGCCGCAGATACGGCCGCCGTGGGGTCCATCCTCATTCCGGCAATGGTCCGGCGCGGTTACCCGGCTCCGCTGGCGGGTGCGGTGCAGGCCGCCGGGGGGTGCATCGGGGTGATCATTCCGCCCAGCATTCCCATGATCGTGTTCGGCGCGCTGACCGGGGCCTCCATCGGGCGGCTGTTCGCGGGCGGGTTGCTGCCGGGGCTGCTCATGGGGGCATCGCTGGTGGTCTTGTGCGTGGTGGAGGCTCGCCGCACGGGCCGGCTGCCGGAACGGCACTTCGACGCGCGCGCCCTGTGGCCCGCCATCCGTTCCGGGGCATGGGCGCTGGGTGCGCCTGCCATCATCCTGGGGTCCGTCATCGGCGGCGTGGCCACTGCCACCGAATCGGCGGCCATGGCCGTGGCCTATGCCCTGCTGGTGGGGCTGTACGCCCACCGCGAACTGCGCTGGCGCGACCTGCCGCACCTGGCCCTGTGCGCCGGGGTGACCTCTGCCGTGGTCATGCTGATCATCGCCGCCGCATCGCTGTTCGGATGGGTGATGGCGCTGGAACGGCTGCCGCAGGCCATTGCGGGGGGGCTGCTGTCCCTGACCGGGGACCGGGTGGCGCTGTTGCTGCTGGTGAACCTGTTGCTGCTGGTGGTGGGGGCCTTTCTGGAAACCACCGCCGCCATCCTGCTGTTCGTGCCGGTGCTGGTGCCGCTGCTGCCCGCGCTGGGTATCGACCTGGTGCACCTGGGGGTCATCGTGGTGGTGAACCTGGCCATCGGCATGCTGACCCCGCCGCTGGGGGTGTGCCTGGTGGTGTCGTGCTCCATCGCGCGCATCCCGCTTTCCGCCATCAGCCGGGCCATCGTGCCCATGCTGGTGGTGCTGCTCGTCGATCTGTTGCTGGTGACCTTCTGTCCGCCGCTGGTGCTCTGGCTGGGCGGGTAGGCCCCGCCGCCACGCACTGCGGGGCCAGCGCTGTGCCCGCCGCTAGTCCGCCGGATTCTCGCCTTCCGCGTCCTCTCCGTCCGCAACGCCGGAATCCCCCCCGAGGGGCGGGACGGTGTCGCCGTTTGGTGCGTCCCCGTCGTCTTCCCCGCCGAAGCTGCCCACCACGTCCAGAAAGCCGCGCAGCAGGGCGTCATCGCGTCCGGCGCGCCAGACCAGGTCCAGCCGGATTTCCGGCAGGCCGGGCATGCCTCCCGTGGTCTCGTCGCCTGCCGCCACGTCGCGGTACACCACCCCCTCGCGCGGTTCGCTGCGGGCGGATGCGGGCACGATGGCCGCGCCAACCCCCGCCGCCACCAGCGCGCGCTGGGTGTTCAGCCCCACGGCCTCCTGCGGCACTTCCGGCGAAAAACCTGCCCCGCGACACGCCGCGATGATGGCATCGTACGCCGCCGGAAACACCCGGCGCGGATAAAGGATCAGCGGCACCCCGGCCAGCGCCGCAAGCGGCACCATCCGCAGCCCGGCCAGCGGGTGCTGCGCGGGCAGGGCCACCACCTGCGGCTCGTGCAGGAACGGCGCGTGGTCGAAGCCTTCCGGCAGGCCGTCCAGATTGCGCAGCAGGCCTACGTCCAACTCGCCGGATTCGATGCGCCGCAGTTGCAGCAGGGTGCCCATTTCGCGCAGTTCCAGCCGCACGCCGGGGCAGCGCACCCGATAGGCGGCCACCGCCTGCGGAAAGCGCGTGGCCGCCGCGCTGACGACGAAGCCCAGCCGCAGCCGCCCCCGTTCGCCCCGCGCCGTTGCGCGTGCCCGCTCCACTGCCGCGTCCACCCCGGACAGCAGCGCCTGCACGTCGTCGCGCAGGGCCTCGCCCGC containing:
- a CDS encoding TRAP transporter substrate-binding protein, with the translated sequence MHHRFRSLSSLASLPSAVARPRRGRALAVSLVLALACLAAILPAGLRPARAATPTELTLAVVTTPGSAQHVCAERFRQLLEERSHGAYRVVVHHSGTLGTETEILQQLQLGGVQLAIITLGVLDPFVPEVKVLDYPFLFRDAAEADRVLDGAAGRSLLDALERVGLKGLHFSENGFRHLTNNVRPVRTVDDVRGLKIRVLESTLHRELWRALGANPTPMGWPIYAELQQGTIDGQENPLWVMAEYRMPEVQKYLSLTGHVYSAHADLANLAWFNGLPQADREMVMQCMAAAAVYQRDYNRRKDAEYLRQLREAGMQVVDAPDLASFRARTDALRQGSLFADPRTHDMLARVLAAVGR
- a CDS encoding MerR family transcriptional regulator produces the protein MTEGNLTHRDLARLLGVSETTVKSYRRKFPDCIPVASQGKPIRFTAEAAAVSLRIRDLFEMGMSVEEVRARLAAEFAWIAPEAPARDDRDDRDDAEPAEPATLAQPTQVELPQDFTLAVSNLAKSMVGLTQQQNAILKRVQHIETLITALAPAGDGVAGSTGTTGSTGSTGTTSLQGRPAWLDEAQALAARFEALLGAVAGSEGSDDRQSAPAAPMDTPHAMSAMSGVPGMSATSGMSGAPASPAPETFATPAPPDGEPDGDDAQAATTPAPSGGRVVPFPGGLSAPPASAPGAPDTAFPAQQDLPRHLLALPLVVQSPQGEFLGVAGRARGRFCINDLKAMLAFAFQPPDHYALRCEPTEEGGWWLTLEQPQAETPYDVVLLVDESVTPRGNQVAVVRRYVANGVESHPTEIYGFLRAVQG
- a CDS encoding TRAP transporter small permease, translating into MADGHFFAPPAAVSASVAGGNGSGGRGPGPAVTRALLSVAARCDAVARVWLAGATLAMAGLLIAQVVFRYAFNNSLFWSEELGRALLVQLTFIGASVAWRGRAHIGMDALVARFSPDWAWRARLLVLCVCVAFFAAVAWHGARFALFLLPQQTAALGVSRAVVFVAVPVGGALLTLHGLADLLAHLWPGASGTAGAGGQGRGDAALSCGMADRDADTAAAPPSDGASVAPPMPEGR
- a CDS encoding TRAP transporter large permease, which translates into the protein MVGLILFGGMVLLFALNAPVAVALGGAAFAAVLAKGLAMPAGLEPMLAVQRLYAGADSFPLLAVPLFMLAGELMSAGGISRRIVALADALVGHLPGGLAAVSVVSAMFFAGVSGSAAADTAAVGSILIPAMVRRGYPAPLAGAVQAAGGCIGVIIPPSIPMIVFGALTGASIGRLFAGGLLPGLLMGASLVVLCVVEARRTGRLPERHFDARALWPAIRSGAWALGAPAIILGSVIGGVATATESAAMAVAYALLVGLYAHRELRWRDLPHLALCAGVTSAVVMLIIAAASLFGWVMALERLPQAIAGGLLSLTGDRVALLLLVNLLLLVVGAFLETTAAILLFVPVLVPLLPALGIDLVHLGVIVVVNLAIGMLTPPLGVCLVVSCSIARIPLSAISRAIVPMLVVLLVDLLLVTFCPPLVLWLGG
- the lgt gene encoding prolipoprotein diacylglyceryl transferase — its product is MLAYPRIDPVAVSIGPLQFRWYGLMYLFGFVSGWWLGRRRAAQPGSGWHPQQVDDMVTWAIFGVVLGGRLGYILFYDLAYYVSQPAAIFQIWHGGMSFHGGLLGVLFAVWMYARRAEREFLSVVDFVAPLIPPGLFFGRIGNFINGELWGAPTTLPWAMVFPDGGPFPRHPSQLYEAALEGVVLFAAVWWFSGRKRPVGAVSGLFGVLYAIFRFAVEFVREPDPQLGYLAFGWLTMGQVLCLPLLGVGLWLLLRNRGAAEGAAAR
- a CDS encoding LysR substrate-binding domain-containing protein, producing the protein MELRQLRYFLAVAEELHFGRAARRMHVSQPPLSQQIQALEEELGVRLFERTSRTVRATPAGEALRDDVQALLSGVDAAVERARATARGERGRLRLGFVVSAAATRFPQAVAAYRVRCPGVRLELREMGTLLQLRRIESGELDVGLLRNLDGLPEGFDHAPFLHEPQVVALPAQHPLAGLRMVPLAALAGVPLILYPRRVFPAAYDAIIAACRGAGFSPEVPQEAVGLNTQRALVAAGVGAAIVPASARSEPREGVVYRDVAAGDETTGGMPGLPEIRLDLVWRAGRDDALLRGFLDVVGSFGGEDDGDAPNGDTVPPLGGDSGVADGEDAEGENPAD
- the infA gene encoding translation initiation factor IF-1, giving the protein MAKEDAIEVDGVVQEALPNAMFRVELENGHEVLAHISGKMRKFYIRILPGDRVKVELSPYDLTRGRITYRMK
- a CDS encoding ATP-binding protein — its product is MKQYSLRKRLVVGTWLLLIVALLPPYLYFDKTLRRDVLLEAKARAAEDVDTTYWLLREHPPFPTYQHLNAWVTELSRRTGTRITYIVDGHVMADSDVPFERLSTLEDHANRPEVLAARTGTLGTDVRFSATLGKDLIYAARMVDSIAGLDPGTLRLALPLSVVHDRLDRMEKGLVWAFLFSLMASGALGLVVTRPLLRGMETMAMAAQAIGQGEYGRRIRDIPGRELRPLAHAINGMAHNIEQHLHQLNEQKGRLEAVFNGMHEGVMVLDAAGRIDSMNHALTAMFTGIGNKLGATPLEATMKPELQRMVDEMLVSPNARGISMQADLGEGRAFEISLVPFRDASGQRMVLVFHDISEREKLEHIRRDFVANVSHELKTPLTSIKGYAETLLEGPPASREQMSAFLRTILKNANHMTKMVNSLLVLARSEHKGDKVALTGVDAAEVLRQTVRELEPVASRKEITLDNGVGAGPLVVLADRDGLVEVFRNLLDNAIKYSPPQTRVAVSATAADGRVTLCVSDQGPGIPEKSRERIFERFYRLDRDGDGTKNGSAGLGLAICRRIVMSHGGDIWVESPLDAVNRTGAAFFVMLAAPRPQDEGWDGDMNGEAPDGDELDGDGTDGDGTDDIPDTPAVLHAGTSTGPNAGAATPEGSTATAGGPDADKPDASGHTGAGEPHGPSREA